One stretch of Lacrimispora sphenoides DNA includes these proteins:
- a CDS encoding HAMP domain-containing sensor histidine kinase, with protein sequence MKHKWISSLRYKQVFVLIIGAVISFGVYFASQAFGDYLVSRNHMNEDAAWKRLTGYQTSFENYINKYNISVKNVRSISKWVKNHKYVYVTIFNGNEIIYESGFWNDAYAPYETASSIGESSKQAIRDISFSDGTYSVSIIDSSEIKWYNLVTYISWGVFFLFLFVILIFYNHRIIARIMLLSKEVSLIEKGDLEQPIFYKGNDEIALLAKNADNMRNSIITRYKSEKEAWEANSELITSMSHDIRTPLTSLIGYLEILDSKSYHSEEQFDKYIKSCRDKSIQLKDLSDRLFQYFLVFGKEKIMMQMETFDAKILLQQLLMEYVFDLGNLGLDVKTEFVEESCSITADIQYLRRLFDNLFSNVRKYAGNDGPVFVKSHIDGDDLIITISNEIRRDSMFLESTNIGLKTCLKIVEQMNGTFEIQKNRTNFEVRVTFPIEPDREE encoded by the coding sequence ATGAAGCATAAATGGATCTCGTCTTTACGATATAAGCAAGTATTTGTATTGATCATTGGCGCGGTCATCAGCTTTGGGGTGTACTTTGCCTCCCAGGCTTTTGGCGATTATCTGGTATCCAGGAACCATATGAATGAGGATGCCGCCTGGAAACGATTGACCGGTTATCAAACTTCTTTTGAAAATTACATTAATAAATATAACATATCAGTAAAAAATGTAAGATCCATTTCCAAATGGGTAAAAAACCATAAATACGTCTACGTAACTATTTTTAACGGCAACGAAATCATCTATGAATCCGGATTCTGGAATGATGCATACGCTCCCTATGAAACTGCCAGTTCCATTGGGGAAAGCAGCAAACAGGCCATACGGGATATTTCCTTCAGCGACGGCACCTATTCCGTGTCCATCATCGATTCCTCGGAAATCAAATGGTATAACCTGGTAACTTATATTTCATGGGGAGTTTTTTTCCTGTTTCTGTTTGTGATCCTGATTTTCTATAACCACCGGATCATTGCCCGGATCATGCTTTTGTCAAAAGAGGTATCCCTGATAGAAAAAGGGGATTTGGAGCAGCCGATTTTCTATAAAGGGAATGATGAGATTGCATTGCTGGCAAAAAATGCGGATAACATGAGAAATTCTATCATAACAAGGTATAAAAGCGAAAAAGAAGCCTGGGAAGCAAACAGTGAGCTGATCACTTCCATGTCCCATGATATCCGGACTCCTTTGACCTCACTGATCGGCTACTTGGAAATACTGGATTCAAAAAGCTATCATTCGGAAGAACAGTTTGACAAATACATCAAAAGCTGCAGAGATAAATCCATTCAGCTAAAGGATTTATCTGACCGGCTGTTCCAGTATTTTCTTGTGTTCGGCAAAGAGAAGATAATGATGCAGATGGAGACCTTTGACGCTAAGATCCTTCTCCAGCAGCTGCTTATGGAGTACGTATTTGATCTTGGCAACCTGGGGCTTGACGTTAAAACAGAATTTGTAGAGGAGTCCTGCAGCATAACCGCTGATATCCAATATTTAAGACGGTTATTCGATAATCTGTTTTCCAATGTAAGAAAATACGCCGGCAACGATGGACCGGTCTTTGTCAAAAGCCATATAGACGGAGATGACCTGATCATTACCATCTCCAATGAAATCCGCAGGGACAGCATGTTTTTAGAAAGCACCAACATTGGACTTAAAACCTGCCTGAAAATAGTAGAACAGATGAATGGTACCTTTGAGATACAAAAAAACCGGACAAATTTTGAAGTTCGTGTGACGTTTCCAATCGAACCAGACAGAGAGGAGTAA
- a CDS encoding phosphopantetheine-binding protein, which yields MEQLLEILNDINPGIDYETETRLIDGGLLDSFSILSLIPELEDAFGIEITPIDMVPANFNSAKAIWDMIHRLKEE from the coding sequence ATGGAACAATTATTAGAGATCTTAAACGATATTAACCCAGGCATTGATTATGAAACAGAAACAAGGCTCATTGACGGAGGGCTCTTAGACTCATTTTCCATTCTCTCTCTCATCCCGGAGCTTGAGGATGCATTTGGCATTGAGATCACTCCCATAGATATGGTACCCGCTAATTTTAACTCTGCAAAGGCAATTTGGGATATGATCCATCGGCTAAAAGAGGAATAA
- a CDS encoding diaminopimelate decarboxylase family protein: MNEIRFEYDIHEYQTPFYIFDTDILAEQIRKIRGVLGDDVELCYAMKANPFVIKDLVEVVDSFEVCSPGEFAICERAGINMGKVIMSGVHKKPEDIEYALKHYGDKIIYTAESLSHWQLLADCSAMLQTPIRVLLRLTSGNQFGMDESLIRQIIEGGAHEFITIEGIQYFSGTQKKSIAKLENELSMLDQFCRELNREYGFPVKRLEYGPGLPVCYFEEEKNEEDQMLNGLAESIKNLTFGGRVALEMGRFIAAPCGFYVTSVVDRKTNKGEPYCIVDGGIHQVNYYGQMLAMKKPPVLHFNQREGEKKEWTVCGSLCTVNDVLVKKYPFKNLQTGDRIIFQKTGAYSATEGMSLFLSRDLPQILLYSAKENFRIARPHLQTNAFNYFQL, encoded by the coding sequence ATGAACGAGATAAGATTTGAATATGACATTCATGAGTACCAAACCCCATTCTACATTTTTGATACGGATATCCTGGCTGAACAGATCAGAAAAATCAGGGGTGTCCTTGGAGATGACGTGGAATTATGCTATGCCATGAAGGCCAATCCATTTGTAATTAAGGATTTAGTGGAAGTGGTGGATTCCTTTGAGGTCTGCTCTCCCGGCGAATTCGCCATCTGCGAAAGAGCCGGAATAAACATGGGGAAAGTTATAATGTCCGGTGTACATAAGAAGCCTGAGGACATAGAATATGCGCTGAAACATTATGGAGATAAGATCATTTATACCGCCGAGTCCCTCTCCCACTGGCAGCTTCTTGCAGACTGCAGCGCAATGCTTCAAACACCCATCCGCGTCCTCCTCCGCCTGACTTCCGGGAATCAGTTCGGTATGGATGAAAGCCTGATCCGGCAAATCATTGAAGGCGGCGCCCATGAATTTATAACCATTGAAGGGATCCAGTACTTTTCCGGAACCCAAAAGAAATCAATAGCAAAACTGGAAAACGAACTTTCTATGCTGGACCAGTTTTGCCGGGAATTAAATCGGGAATACGGCTTTCCTGTCAAACGGCTGGAATATGGTCCCGGGCTTCCTGTCTGCTATTTTGAAGAAGAGAAAAATGAGGAAGATCAGATGTTAAATGGTCTTGCCGAGTCTATCAAAAATCTTACGTTCGGCGGCAGGGTCGCACTGGAGATGGGCAGATTTATCGCCGCCCCCTGTGGTTTCTACGTAACCAGCGTGGTGGATCGGAAAACAAACAAGGGAGAGCCCTACTGCATTGTTGACGGCGGTATCCACCAGGTGAATTATTACGGGCAAATGCTGGCCATGAAAAAACCGCCTGTCCTTCATTTTAATCAACGGGAAGGAGAAAAAAAAGAATGGACGGTCTGCGGCTCTCTTTGCACGGTGAATGATGTGCTTGTTAAGAAATACCCTTTCAAAAACCTGCAGACCGGTGATCGGATCATATTCCAAAAAACCGGCGCTTATTCGGCAACAGAAGGCATGTCCTTATTTTTAAGCCGGGATTTACCGCAGATCCTTCTCTATTCTGCAAAAGAGAACTTCCGCATTGCAAGACCTCATTTACAAACGAATGCTTTCAATTATTTTCAACTATAA
- a CDS encoding pyridoxal phosphate-dependent aminotransferase produces MRNFEKSSKLDHVCYDIRGPVMDEANRMIDQGVDILKLNIGNPAPFGFRAPKELLRLMNENLSHTEGYSDSKGLLSARKAIVKYCQKKGIEQVTVDDVYTGNGVSELITLAMQGLLNSGDEILVPSPDYPLWTASVTLSGGTAVHYMCDEEAEWYPDINDIKSKITSRTKGIVIINPNNPTGTLYPRKVLEEIVEVCRKHGLIIFADEIYDRLVFDGLEHVSIASLAPDLLTITFNGLSKSHLIAGYRCGWMSLCGDKSFAKGYVEGINLLSSMRLCSNVPAQSVIEAALEMEEETKQLMIPGGRIYEQREYTYQALNEISGISVIKPKAAFYMFPKINTSKCNIYDDEKFVLDFLKDKKILLTHGGGFHWEKPDHFRVVYLPELNQLKVACEKLADFMSYYIQK; encoded by the coding sequence ATGAGAAATTTTGAAAAATCCAGTAAGCTGGATCATGTGTGTTATGATATCAGAGGTCCGGTCATGGATGAAGCAAACCGGATGATCGATCAGGGAGTTGATATATTAAAATTAAATATAGGAAATCCGGCTCCCTTTGGTTTTCGTGCGCCAAAGGAGCTGCTTCGGTTAATGAACGAAAACCTGTCCCATACGGAAGGCTACTCGGATTCCAAGGGTCTATTATCAGCCAGAAAGGCCATCGTAAAATACTGTCAGAAAAAAGGGATCGAACAGGTCACTGTGGATGATGTATACACGGGAAACGGCGTAAGCGAGCTGATCACCTTGGCCATGCAGGGGCTGTTAAACAGTGGGGATGAGATTCTGGTCCCTTCTCCGGACTATCCTTTATGGACTGCGTCCGTAACCCTTTCGGGAGGAACCGCTGTCCATTACATGTGCGACGAAGAGGCGGAGTGGTACCCGGATATCAACGATATCAAAAGTAAAATCACAAGCAGAACCAAGGGGATTGTCATCATCAACCCCAACAATCCTACCGGTACCCTGTATCCCAGGAAAGTCCTTGAAGAGATTGTGGAAGTATGCCGGAAACATGGGCTGATCATCTTTGCAGATGAAATTTATGACAGGCTTGTTTTTGACGGTCTGGAACATGTATCCATTGCCTCTCTGGCACCGGATCTTTTGACCATCACATTCAATGGCCTTTCCAAGTCCCATTTAATTGCAGGATACCGCTGCGGCTGGATGAGCCTTTGCGGCGATAAATCCTTTGCAAAAGGCTATGTGGAAGGGATAAACTTGTTGTCTTCCATGAGGCTTTGCTCCAATGTTCCGGCCCAGTCCGTGATCGAGGCTGCACTGGAAATGGAAGAGGAAACAAAACAATTGATGATACCGGGCGGGAGAATATACGAACAGAGAGAATACACCTACCAGGCGTTAAATGAAATTTCGGGAATTTCCGTCATAAAACCAAAAGCAGCCTTTTACATGTTTCCTAAAATCAATACCAGTAAATGCAACATCTATGATGATGAAAAGTTTGTATTAGACTTTTTAAAGGATAAGAAGATTCTGCTGACTCATGGAGGCGGGTTCCACTGGGAAAAACCGGATCATTTCCGGGTCGTTTACCTTCCGGAGCTAAACCAGTTAAAAGTGGCATGTGAAAAGCTGGCGGATTTCATGTCCTATTACATACAAAAATAG
- a CDS encoding Gfo/Idh/MocA family protein, which yields MKLGIIGSGKIVKEFLPIVHYLDKVELAAICCTKRSEAVGRELGEKYNIKHIFTDYQDFLNSDVDTVYVALPNHLHFQFTKEALEAGKHVIVEKPFTTTFKEAQILSGLAREKKLFLFEAVTTLYLPNYKRIIELLPTLGNIKIVQFNYSQYSSRYDSFKEGRILPAFDPNCSGGALMDINIYNIHYVAGLFGRPLKVEYFPNVERGIDTSGILILDYGTFKCTCIGAKDCKAPVANYIQGEKGVIRQDTPASICRGFEIIMNDETKSLVNEDNFDHRMVNEFMEFQDMICGNDLERCYQLLDHTLLVSEIQTTARHKGGIRFPADEEI from the coding sequence ATGAAATTAGGTATCATTGGATCAGGAAAGATTGTAAAGGAGTTTCTGCCAATCGTTCATTATTTGGATAAGGTAGAGCTTGCGGCCATTTGCTGTACGAAAAGAAGTGAAGCAGTGGGAAGAGAGCTTGGTGAAAAATATAATATAAAACATATTTTTACAGATTATCAGGACTTCTTAAACAGTGATGTGGATACGGTTTATGTAGCTCTGCCTAACCATTTGCACTTCCAGTTTACGAAAGAGGCACTGGAGGCAGGAAAGCATGTGATTGTAGAAAAGCCCTTTACCACAACCTTTAAAGAAGCCCAGATATTAAGCGGGCTGGCAAGAGAAAAAAAGCTGTTTTTATTTGAAGCTGTTACGACCCTGTATCTGCCGAATTATAAAAGAATAATAGAGCTTCTGCCAACCCTGGGAAACATAAAAATCGTTCAGTTCAACTATTCCCAGTACTCCAGTAGATATGACAGCTTCAAAGAGGGCCGCATTCTGCCTGCCTTTGATCCCAATTGTTCCGGCGGTGCGCTCATGGACATTAATATCTATAACATCCATTACGTTGCAGGATTATTCGGAAGACCGCTTAAGGTGGAATACTTCCCCAATGTGGAGAGAGGGATTGATACCTCTGGAATTTTAATTTTGGACTACGGCACTTTTAAATGTACTTGCATTGGAGCAAAGGACTGCAAGGCTCCTGTCGCTAATTATATCCAGGGAGAGAAGGGGGTCATCCGTCAGGATACGCCTGCCAGCATCTGCAGAGGCTTTGAAATCATCATGAATGATGAGACTAAATCCCTTGTAAATGAAGATAATTTCGATCACCGCATGGTGAATGAATTTATGGAATTCCAGGATATGATCTGCGGCAATGATCTTGAAAGGTGCTATCAGCTTCTGGACCACACCCTGCTTGTAAGCGAAATCCAGACAACTGCAAGACATAAGGGAGGAATCCGCTTCCCGGCAGATGAGGAAATTTAA
- a CDS encoding response regulator transcription factor: MSTLQQILVVDDDADIREVLRIQLENKGYSVSEAVNGSDAVAAVTDNPDIDLIILDIMMPGLSGIDACTQIRRISSAPVLFLTAKSKECDKTEAYENGGDDYLVKPFSQAELLMKVRSLLRRYVVYKGKGTPLFNSSEIRLQDLMIDTTGHFVYRENQKIELTDTEFQVLMYLVKNRGKAKDAQAIYEGVWNDKFLPSSTNTVMVHILKLRKKLELDFNNPTIIRTVWGKGYQIDEA; encoded by the coding sequence ATGAGTACATTGCAGCAGATATTGGTAGTGGATGACGATGCAGACATCCGGGAAGTCCTTCGCATTCAGCTGGAAAACAAAGGCTATTCCGTGTCAGAAGCAGTAAACGGAAGTGATGCAGTCGCAGCCGTTACAGATAATCCTGATATTGACCTTATTATTTTAGACATCATGATGCCAGGTTTATCAGGAATCGATGCCTGTACCCAGATCCGGAGGATATCTTCAGCTCCCGTCTTGTTTTTAACCGCAAAATCAAAGGAATGCGATAAAACAGAAGCCTATGAAAACGGCGGCGATGATTATCTTGTAAAACCATTTTCACAGGCAGAGCTTCTTATGAAGGTCCGGTCTCTTTTAAGACGATATGTTGTTTATAAAGGGAAAGGAACACCACTTTTCAATAGTTCAGAAATCCGGCTGCAGGATCTTATGATCGATACAACAGGCCATTTCGTTTATCGGGAAAATCAAAAAATCGAGCTTACGGACACGGAGTTCCAGGTTCTGATGTATCTTGTAAAGAACAGAGGAAAAGCCAAGGATGCACAGGCAATCTACGAGGGCGTATGGAATGATAAGTTCCTCCCGTCTTCCACTAATACTGTTATGGTACACATTTTAAAGCTTCGTAAAAAACTGGAACTGGATTTTAACAATCCTACCATCATACGAACCGTCTGGGGAAAGGGCTATCAGATCGATGAAGCATAA
- a CDS encoding beta-class carbonic anhydrase produces the protein MINEILKFNKEFVENKGYVKYITNKFPDKKVAIVSCMDTRLTELLPMALGLKNGDAKIIKNAGGIISHPFGSAMRSLLIGIYELDVKEILVIGHTDCGARHTDSKKIIEKMKQRGIEQKNIDLVKYYGIDFDTWLGGFKDLDLSIKKSVELIRNHPFVPEEIMIHGLVIDSVTGELRKVI, from the coding sequence ATGATTAATGAAATACTGAAGTTTAATAAAGAATTTGTTGAAAACAAAGGATATGTAAAATATATTACCAATAAGTTTCCGGATAAAAAAGTCGCGATTGTATCCTGTATGGACACAAGATTAACGGAATTATTACCGATGGCCCTTGGGCTGAAAAACGGGGATGCAAAAATTATCAAAAATGCCGGGGGAATTATATCACATCCATTTGGAAGTGCCATGAGAAGCCTGCTGATCGGTATTTATGAATTGGATGTTAAGGAAATCCTCGTAATCGGTCATACCGATTGCGGGGCCAGACATACGGACAGCAAGAAAATTATTGAAAAAATGAAACAGCGGGGAATTGAACAAAAGAATATCGACCTGGTAAAATACTATGGTATTGATTTTGATACATGGCTGGGAGGATTTAAGGATCTGGATTTATCCATCAAAAAGTCCGTTGAGCTGATACGCAACCATCCCTTTGTCCCGGAGGAGATCATGATACACGGTCTGGTAATAGATTCTGTTACAGGAGAATTAAGAAAGGTCATTTAA
- a CDS encoding HsmA family protein: protein MLVYAVVSITLALVFYTIGVWSERIQGQLKKWHLVIFWLGLVFDTIGTLLMDKLAANGFQLNFHGVTGLLAILLMVFHAVWATIVVVRDNKEARADFHKFSIIVWIIWLIPYVSGAALGMVR, encoded by the coding sequence ATGCTAGTTTATGCAGTGGTATCGATTACTTTGGCATTGGTATTTTATACGATCGGCGTATGGAGCGAACGGATCCAGGGCCAGCTAAAAAAGTGGCATCTGGTAATTTTCTGGTTAGGCCTGGTCTTTGATACCATTGGCACCTTATTAATGGATAAACTCGCCGCTAACGGTTTCCAGCTTAATTTTCACGGAGTAACCGGCCTTCTTGCCATTCTGTTAATGGTGTTTCATGCGGTTTGGGCTACCATAGTTGTGGTAAGGGATAATAAAGAAGCCAGAGCTGATTTTCACAAGTTCAGCATTATTGTATGGATTATCTGGCTGATTCCATATGTGTCTGGTGCAGCATTGGGTATGGTAAGGTAG
- a CDS encoding DUF1801 domain-containing protein: MEHKLSTTIGEYIAAQSMEIQPILEKLYQTIKEAAPEATEKISWGMATFDYYGNLVHFSAGKKHVGFHPTPSAIIAFQEELKEYHYSKGTVQFPYDKPLPLELIGRIVRFRTAEQAVLMEEKKAGKTKEKTLRPRYPMPDDVMAKLQKEDLTEAYNDRPPYQKNDYIGWITRARRLETRRKRIDQMLDELRSGDAYMGMAYSPKKNTKTGLS; the protein is encoded by the coding sequence ATGGAACATAAGCTCTCAACTACCATTGGTGAATACATCGCAGCCCAAAGCATGGAAATACAGCCCATTCTGGAAAAGCTGTACCAGACCATAAAAGAAGCAGCACCGGAAGCAACGGAAAAAATCAGCTGGGGAATGGCCACATTTGACTATTACGGCAATCTGGTACATTTCTCAGCGGGAAAAAAACATGTCGGATTTCATCCGACCCCATCCGCAATCATTGCCTTTCAGGAAGAACTGAAGGAATACCATTACTCAAAGGGCACGGTCCAGTTTCCATATGATAAGCCCCTTCCCCTTGAACTCATAGGAAGGATAGTCCGCTTTCGGACAGCCGAACAGGCCGTTCTTATGGAAGAGAAAAAAGCGGGGAAAACAAAGGAAAAGACCTTGCGCCCCCGCTATCCCATGCCAGACGATGTAATGGCAAAGCTTCAGAAGGAGGACTTAACAGAGGCCTACAATGACCGTCCTCCCTATCAAAAAAATGACTATATCGGCTGGATCACAAGGGCCAGGCGTTTGGAAACCCGCAGAAAGCGGATCGACCAGATGCTTGATGAGCTGCGGTCCGGCGATGCCTACATGGGCATGGCATATTCCCCTAAAAAGAACACAAAGACCGGTCTTTCCTGA
- a CDS encoding MBOAT family O-acyltransferase, whose translation MAYNSLLYLFIFLPVVLLAYQLAPQSFRYKVLLTASYIFFLSFSGKLLVYLLFSTLSIHHIGLWLTSCKKDFLSAAHAPENKKAEKAAYEAKRRRILWLGIGLQLSILLILKYSGFFFENFNLVLKAISFPRLLPAMKFALPIGISFYTLQAVSYLIDVYYEKIEADDNLGRLALYLSFFPTLLEGPICRYSQTAKALCQGKPLEYKNVTYGLQRIMWGLFKKLVIADRLNLLVETIFDTPNHYGGIIVIAGAVLYTFQLYADFSGCIDMTIGTGEMFGVTIPENFRQPFFSKTASEFWRRWHITLGTWLKDYIFYPISLTKFVKNLGKKSRAKFGKHYGQIISSSVALFGVWILNGLWHGTGWNYIFFGMYYFILILMENLLEPEVQRITSTLRIDRSCSLYRSFQTVKLLIIVFTGELFFRANNLTTGMNMFRSIFTGFHWSAVTDGSLLKLGLSLPDFIAVFFGFLAVYTVGVIHERGISIRERISGWNMFARWSFLYAAILLVIVLGAYGDGYIPAKLIYAGF comes from the coding sequence ATGGCCTACAATTCACTCCTGTACCTATTCATCTTTTTGCCGGTTGTATTGCTGGCCTACCAGCTTGCGCCCCAAAGCTTCCGTTATAAAGTACTTCTTACTGCCAGTTATATCTTTTTCCTATCCTTTAGCGGAAAGCTGCTGGTATACCTACTTTTTTCCACCCTTTCCATTCACCACATCGGTCTATGGCTTACTTCCTGTAAAAAGGACTTTCTATCGGCGGCTCACGCCCCTGAGAATAAGAAGGCAGAAAAAGCAGCCTATGAGGCCAAACGCCGCAGGATCTTATGGCTTGGAATCGGATTGCAGCTTAGTATTTTATTGATTTTAAAATACTCCGGTTTCTTTTTTGAAAACTTTAACCTGGTATTAAAAGCAATCTCTTTCCCAAGGCTTCTGCCTGCCATGAAGTTCGCCCTGCCTATCGGCATCTCCTTTTACACCCTGCAGGCGGTCTCATACCTGATCGACGTTTATTATGAAAAAATAGAGGCTGACGACAATCTGGGTAGACTGGCCTTGTATCTCTCCTTTTTTCCAACCCTGTTGGAAGGTCCTATCTGCCGCTACTCGCAGACTGCCAAAGCCCTCTGTCAGGGAAAACCTTTGGAATACAAGAACGTCACTTACGGCCTTCAGCGGATCATGTGGGGATTATTTAAAAAGCTTGTTATTGCAGACCGTCTTAATCTGCTTGTGGAAACGATCTTCGATACCCCTAATCATTACGGCGGGATCATCGTTATCGCAGGTGCCGTTTTATATACCTTTCAATTATATGCAGATTTTTCCGGCTGTATTGACATGACCATTGGAACCGGAGAAATGTTTGGAGTAACCATTCCCGAAAACTTCCGTCAGCCTTTTTTCTCTAAAACCGCATCGGAATTCTGGAGACGCTGGCATATCACCCTTGGCACCTGGTTAAAGGATTATATCTTTTATCCCATATCCTTAACCAAATTCGTCAAGAATCTGGGAAAGAAATCACGGGCTAAATTCGGAAAGCATTATGGGCAGATTATCTCCTCTTCTGTCGCTCTGTTTGGCGTGTGGATCTTAAACGGTCTGTGGCACGGAACGGGCTGGAACTATATTTTCTTTGGAATGTATTATTTTATCCTCATTCTCATGGAGAATCTGTTGGAACCGGAGGTCCAAAGGATTACAAGTACCTTAAGGATCGACAGGTCCTGCAGCTTGTACAGAAGTTTTCAGACAGTGAAGCTGCTTATCATTGTATTTACGGGAGAGCTTTTCTTTCGGGCCAACAATCTGACCACCGGCATGAATATGTTCCGGTCCATCTTCACCGGCTTCCACTGGTCTGCGGTCACTGACGGTTCACTCCTTAAGCTTGGTCTGTCTTTGCCGGATTTCATTGCGGTATTCTTTGGTTTTCTAGCGGTATATACCGTAGGCGTAATCCATGAACGGGGGATCTCTATCCGTGAAAGGATTTCCGGCTGGAATATGTTTGCCCGCTGGAGCTTTCTTTACGCCGCAATCCTTCTTGTCATTGTTTTGGGGGCTTACGGCGACGGATATATACCTGCAAAACTAATTTATGCCGGATTTTAA
- a CDS encoding amino acid adenylation domain-containing protein, translating to MRNVLEYLEHSANIYPEKIAAVDQENSCSYKELLLHAKRIGSFLSGYESPGNPVVVFMDKSVEALTTFMGIVYAGCFYVLINPAQPAVRINQILKVLEADSVITLGDSRVLPEGVEFSGNLFDYHEIIKNDIREEPLKLIRDQSLDIDPLYCNFTSGSTGVPKGVLVSHRSVIDFIEYFPSMFGITGEDKIGNQAPFDFDVSVKDIYSTLKVGATMIIIPKKLFSIPTELLDFLCEHQVTTLIWAVSALCLIPQLKGFTYKVPSRVNKVLFSGEAMPVKHLTTWQKYLPDARYVNLYGPTEITCNCTYYPVERKFEAHEILPIGKAFPNEKVFLLDQDDKLVTEKDQIGEICVSGTALALGYYNNPEQTNKAFIQNPLNTHCLETIYRTGDLAFYHENGDLCFAGRKDFQIKHMGHRIELEEIEAVINSFPLIQRACCVFDEEKNRIWAFYVGEMEGREISVRLRESLPVYMIPSAFYSLPELPVTANGKIDRKKLLEVCKGNSHERDKI from the coding sequence ATGAGAAACGTACTGGAGTATCTTGAGCACTCTGCAAACATCTATCCGGAGAAAATTGCTGCGGTAGATCAGGAGAATAGCTGCTCTTACAAGGAACTGTTATTACATGCAAAACGGATCGGCAGCTTTCTTTCCGGTTATGAATCACCTGGAAACCCTGTTGTGGTTTTTATGGATAAAAGCGTGGAGGCTCTTACAACATTCATGGGCATTGTATATGCCGGATGCTTTTATGTACTGATAAACCCCGCACAACCTGCTGTGCGGATCAACCAGATTCTTAAGGTGCTGGAAGCAGATTCTGTCATCACCTTGGGGGATTCCAGAGTCCTGCCGGAAGGCGTGGAATTTTCCGGTAATCTGTTTGATTACCATGAGATTATAAAAAACGATATAAGGGAAGAGCCCCTAAAGCTTATCCGTGATCAGTCCCTGGATATCGATCCTCTGTACTGTAATTTTACCTCAGGCTCTACCGGCGTTCCTAAGGGGGTATTGGTCAGCCACCGGTCGGTAATTGATTTTATAGAATACTTTCCTTCCATGTTCGGCATAACCGGGGAGGACAAAATCGGGAATCAGGCCCCCTTTGACTTTGATGTGTCTGTTAAGGATATATACTCCACCCTTAAAGTGGGAGCCACCATGATTATTATACCGAAAAAATTATTCTCCATTCCAACGGAGCTCCTTGACTTCTTATGCGAACACCAGGTAACGACCCTGATCTGGGCGGTTTCCGCCCTGTGCCTGATTCCCCAATTAAAGGGGTTCACCTATAAGGTTCCCTCCAGGGTTAATAAGGTCTTATTCAGCGGTGAAGCAATGCCTGTTAAGCATTTAACAACCTGGCAGAAGTACCTTCCTGATGCGAGATACGTAAACTTGTACGGACCTACAGAAATCACATGCAATTGTACCTACTACCCTGTGGAACGGAAATTTGAAGCCCATGAAATCCTTCCCATAGGAAAGGCATTTCCCAATGAAAAGGTCTTCCTCCTGGATCAGGATGACAAACTAGTCACAGAAAAGGACCAGATTGGAGAGATTTGCGTATCCGGAACCGCTTTGGCCCTAGGGTATTATAACAATCCTGAGCAGACAAATAAGGCATTTATCCAAAATCCCCTTAACACTCACTGCCTGGAAACGATTTACAGGACCGGGGATCTGGCCTTCTATCATGAGAACGGGGACCTTTGCTTTGCCGGACGAAAGGACTTTCAGATCAAGCACATGGGACACCGCATCGAACTGGAAGAGATCGAAGCCGTCATAAACAGCTTCCCCCTCATTCAGCGGGCATGCTGCGTCTTTGATGAGGAGAAAAACCGAATCTGGGCATTTTATGTTGGCGAGATGGAGGGAAGGGAAATTTCAGTACGGCTGAGGGAATCCCTTCCGGTTTATATGATTCCATCCGCGTTTTATTCCCTGCCGGAACTGCCGGTTACCGCCAACGGAAAAATAGACAGAAAAAAATTATTGGAAGTATGTAAAGGAAACAGCCATGAACGAGATAAGATTTGA